The following coding sequences are from one Odocoileus virginianus isolate 20LAN1187 ecotype Illinois chromosome 7, Ovbor_1.2, whole genome shotgun sequence window:
- the TEX36 gene encoding testis-expressed protein 36 isoform X1, whose protein sequence is MVKGRRFNPPLDKDGRWFPHIGLTQKTPESITSMMLKESYSPRLSRQVEEKLPPIYKVREKQAVNNNFPFSDHDNRHSFQDSGFYLDSGLGRKKISPEKRQHVSRNFNLWACDYVPSCLDGFSNNQISYVYKEAVVVPIFRRFPRHHHEIWNTFKFMPQHSYTEFWKKNPKVRFLINTKTSSSLEP, encoded by the exons TTCCCTCACATTGGACTAACACAAAAGACGCCAGAATCCATCACAAGTATGATGTTGAAAGAGTCCTACAGTCCACGTTTATCTCGGCAAGTGGAGGAGAAACTTCCGCCGATCTACAAAGTGCGGGAGAAG CAAGCAGTAAATAACAACTTCCCCTTCTCTGATCACGACAATCGTCACAGCTTTCAGGACTCTGGGTTCTACCTTGACTCT ggcttgGGACGTAAGAAGATCTCCCCAGAAAAAAGGCAACACGTTTCAAGAAATTTCAATCTCTGGGCATGTGACTATGTTCCATCTTGTCTCGATGGCTTTTCAAATAACCAAATATCATATGTctataaggaagctgtggtagtCCCAATTTTCAGACGCTTTCCAAGACATCATCATGAGATATGGAACACTTTTAAATTTATGCCCCAGCACAGCTATACAGAGTTTTGGAAAAAGAATCCAAAAGTAAGGTTCCTGATTAACACAAAGACCAGTTCTTCACTGGAGCCATAA